DNA from Ignavibacteriales bacterium:
ATAACACAAATATTGTAGGTACAAATTGAATTTTATGGAAAAAGAAAAGCCAATCGGAGTTTTTGATTCGGGTATTGGTGGTTTAACTGTAGTAAAAAGATTAGCCTCTGTTCTTCCAAAAGAAAGCATAGTTTATTTTGGCGATACAGCTCGTGTACCTTATGGTTCAAAATCAAACGACACTGTGATAGATTACTCAATACAGGATTCGAATTTTTTACTTAAAAAAAATGTTAAAGCCGTTGTGGTTGCTTGTAACACAGCCTCATCAATTGCAATTCCTGAACTTAGAAAAAAGTTTTCTGTACCAGTAATTGGTGTAATATTACCGGGTTCAGATATGGCTTACAAAGAAACGCGAAATGGAAGAATTGGTGTAATCGGAACTCGTGCAACCATAAATAATAATGCTTACTCAAATGCAATTAAAGAAATTGATAGCCAAATAGAAGTATTTGAAAAAGCTTGTCCATTATTCGTTCCAATAGCAGAAGAAGGCTGGACTCATCATCGTGCAACTTATGAGATTGCTGAAGAATATTTAAAAGAATTAAGAGAACAAAATATCGATACCTTAGTTTTAGGATGTACTCATTATCCAATACTTGCTGATGTAATTCAAGAAGTTATTGGCAAAGAGGTTAAGTTAATAGATTCCGGAATTGCAACCGCAGAAGTTGTTAGAAACGAGATTGCCAGAATAGGATTAGAAACAAACTCAGCAGCGCTTGGTAATTTAGATGTTTATGTAAGTGATATTCCAACAACATTTAAGCAAGTTGCAGAATTGTTTCTTGGCAAGAAAATTAGCGATGTTGTTAAGGTTGATATAGAAGAATTACATAAGTTATAAAATGAATAACCAATTAAAACCACGTTTAGATTTACGAATTGAAGATTTGAAAAATGATTTTGTGCTAATCGCAAAAAAGAAAAAAGATGATGAATGGAAGCGAGATCATTTTAGATATACTTTTACGGTACATGCACAAAGAATTTATGAAATGTTGAACACATCAATTACTCAAACCCCACCTGCAGAAATTAAAGCATCTACAAAAAAGGAAATTACTTTACTAAGAGATTACTTGAACTCCATGCTTGACAACTAAAATCTTATTCAAAGTATTTTCTTATCTCATCATGATTTTTAGTTAAGCTTAAAACAATCATTAGCTTAATCCTGGCTTTTTGTCCATTTAGGTAATCTGAAAATATTACACCGAGATTATGCAAATGTTTACCAGCTCCGGGATAGCTATAAATATAATCTGTTTCACCCGCAGGACATCGAGAAGTAAGCACCACAGGAATCCCCTTTTCAACCGCATATTTTAGTCCTTCAAAAGCCGGCGGAGGAACATTGCCGACACCGAGGGCTTCAACAACAATTCCATCTACCTTACTGTCAGCAGAAAACTTGAAAAACTTTTCATCCATTCCGGCATAAACGGTTAACAAATCTACATTGGTATTAATTTTTTCTGATTGGATAGTTTCAAGATGTTGTGGTAAACGATTAAAAATCACTCTTTCATTCTGTACAAAACCTAGTGTTCCAAAATCTAAACTTTTAAATGACTCAACGGAATCAGAATAAATTTTTGTTACTTCGCTTGCTGCATTTATTTCTCCATTTAAACAAACTAACACTCCTAGATTTTTAGAATTATCGTTTAAACAAATATGTAATGCATCAATTAAATTTTTTGGTCCATCCCAATCAGGTTCAGAACTATTTTTCATTGCACCAATCACAACTATCGGAATGTTTGTTTTAATTGTTAAGTCCAAAAAGTACGCAGTTTCTTCAAGTGTATCCGTTCCGTGCGTAACAATTACGCCATCATATTTTTGTGATTTTAATTTTGTGTTTATCTTTTGGGATAAATCTAGCATTAATTCTGGTGTAACATGCGGGCCTGGATATTTTCCGAAATCAAGACTTTCAATTTCAGCTAAAGATTTAGCTTCGGGAATCATTCCTAATAATTCATTTCCTGAATATCTTGGAACTGCACCGCCCGTTTTTTCATCAATCATCATCGAAAATGTACCGCCGGTAAATACAACTAATATTTTTTTCATTCATTTCTCAAAATTTTGTTCACAAAAATAGCCTTTAACTGCAATTCTAAAAAGAAAATTATGTGTTTTATCCCCATAACATCAAACTGACTTGCGGAGTTAATTGTGAAAGTTTATTTTTCGCACAAGTTTAAACAAGAAAGGTGTAATTATGTTAATGGTAGAAGATGTTGATTTAACTCCTAATCCACAAGCGTTAAAATTTATATTGAATGAAAAATTATTAAACCAGACAACAAGACAATTTCCGGATAAAATTTCTGCTGAAAGCGACCCATTTGCAAAAGGTATTTTTGAAATTGATGGCGTTGTTTCTGTTTTTTACATGGATAAATTTGTTACGATTGAAAAATCCGCAGAAAATAATTGGGGCCAAATTCAAAGACCGTTTATTAATTTTTTAAAAACGTTTGATAAGAATCTAATTCCTGCTGAAAAAGAAATTACTGTAAGTGATGAAGAATCAAATGAACTATTAAAACAAATAAATGTATTACTCGATCAAAAAGTTAGACCAGCACTTGCAGGCGATGGCGGTGGTTTGGAAGTTTTAGGACTTGAAGGTTACACAGTTAAGATTAGATATCAGGGTGCCTGCGGAAGTTGCCCGAGTTCTATCAGCGGAACATTAACCGCGATTGAAGGTTTATTAAAACGCGATGTTAATCCTGCAATAAATGTAGTTCCTGCTTAAATTATTTTAAATACGTTTTGTGAGGCTGCTGAGCTTGGCAGCCTTTTTTTATTTTGTGGAGTGAGAATATGTCCGAAACAAATTATTATTCTGAAGAAATAATATCAGAAATTAATATTGTTGTTCTCGTTTCATCAAAAGGTGTAAAAAAAATATTTCTTAACCCCAAAAAAGAGATAAAAGAATTATCCACGGCAACCAAACTTAGAAGTGATGATCCTTACCTTTTCGAAATCTTTAATCAATTAAAAGAATATTTTGCAGGAACCAGGAAAAAATTTGATGTTCCGCTTGATGTTGAAGGAACAGAATTTCAAAAAAGAGTTTGGATAGAACTGCAAAAAATTCCCTATGGAAAAACAATTAGTTACAAAACTCTTTCAGAAAAGCTTGGCCATGTGAAAGCGATTCGTGCTGTAGGAACAGCAAACGGTAAAAATCCAATTGCTATTATAATTCCGTGTCATCGAGTAATTGGTGCGGATGGAAAACTTGTTGGATATGCTGGCGGATTGGATATAAAAGAAAAACTCCTTCATTTAGAAGGAGCTTTAAATCCAGAATTGTTTGATTAAATAAAATCAAACTGAAAAATTATTTTATGTCTGTTACTTTGCTGATATCTGCAAGCTTTACAAATTTTTCGTTAAACTTATAAGCGCCGGCATCGGTTTTCATACTTTTAATAACTTTTACAGTAACACCTTCAACTTTTTTCTTGCCTTTTGCTTTATCAGCGAAACTTTGAACTTTTGCCATCTTATTTTCCTATTATTTTTATTCCGTTAATTTGGGCTGTAAATATATAGCATTATAGCTTTAAAGAAAAGATTTGATTCTTATACATTTTTGGCTCCCATTTTATTGCGAATCCTTCATTTTTTCTTAGTTTTGGCTTTCATTTTTAATATTATTGGATTTATGGCTTCTACGGAAGGAACAAAAAAGCTCATTTCTAATTTCCCTGAAATAAAATATAAGATATTAGGTAAAACGGGATTTAACGTTTCAATTTGTGGATTTGGTTGCTACAGAATTGATGATGGAATTCCACAGCACAAAACAGCTTTGGAGAAAGCAATCCTATCCGGAATAAATGTAATTGACACTTCATCAAATTATTCTGATGGCGGAAGCGAAACTTTGGTGGGAAAAGTTTTAAATAAACTAATATCAGGAAATAAAATTAATAGAGAAAACATTGTTGTGATTTCCAAAGGTGGATACCTGCAAGGTTCAAATCTTAAACTTGGAATGGAAAGAGAACAATCGGGTAAAGCTTTTAAAAATGTTGTAAAATGTAGTCCGGATTTGTGGCATTGCATCAGTCCAGATTTTTTAGAAAACCAAATCACCCTATCACTTGAGAGATTAAATTTAAAAAAGATTGATGTTTATCTTCTTCACAATCCGGAATATTTTTTAACATACTCTGTGATTTCCGACCCTGAAAGAAGGGAGCGAGAATACTATCGAAGAATTAAAGATGCATTTATTTATTTGGAAGAAGAAGTAAAACTGGGAAGGATTTCTTATTACGGAATTTCATCAAATACTTTTGCAGAAAAAGAATCGAAACAAAGTTTTACTTCTCTTGAAAAAGTTTTAAACATAGCTAAAGAAATTTCTGAACAAAATCATTTTGCAGTTGTGCAATTCCCAATGAATCTTTTTGAAACCGGCGGAATGAATAATTTAAATCAGCAAAACGAAACAAAAACTTTTCTACAATTTGCTGGCGAAAATAATTTGGGAGTTTTAGTTAATCGTCCGTTAAATGCAATTAGTAAAAACAAACTTATAAGATTAGCAGATTATGCGGTTACTGAAGATCGTACCAAAGAGGAAGTTTTAAGTTTGATTGACGACTTACAAAAACAGGAAACTACATTAATTGAAAAGTATATTAATTTTATTGGATTGAGTGCGAGTGATAAAAAAAATGTTGTTGATTGCATTTCATTATCTAAAATTTTAAAATCAAACTATAATAAATTTAATAGTCCTGGTAACTTTAGTGAAATAAAAAGCACGTATTTAATTCCACGAGCAAATTTTGCAATTAACGAAATCGGAAAGAATTACCCTGAGGATGAAAAAGTAGTGAGATCTTTGCGTAATTATGCCGTAACAACCAACATTTTATTGGATTCAATTTTTAGCAATTTGGCTAAAGAAAAGAATCTTGAAAATGAAAGCTTCCATAAAGCAATAGATAACTTTGCCAATAGTGAACAGCAAAAATTATCTTTATCCCAAAAGGCTATACTATTAATTAATAGTGTACCACAGGTTTCATCCACATTAGTGGGTATGAAAAGCGTTAATTATGTTGATGATGTGCAAAGATCAATAAAAAGTGATTTTATTAAAAAATATATTGATTTTTGGCATAATAATGGTAATTCTATTTAATAGTTTTATGAATCCTTCGATAATAAAAATTATCTAATGAAATGTAATAATTAAAAATTTCTAAATATCAAATATTTCTAGACATTGTTTATTTAGAATTTATTGATTAGGTTTTATCACAAATTTTTGGTTTAAATAATGTTTTTACTC
Protein-coding regions in this window:
- a CDS encoding NifU family protein, whose amino-acid sequence is MLMVEDVDLTPNPQALKFILNEKLLNQTTRQFPDKISAESDPFAKGIFEIDGVVSVFYMDKFVTIEKSAENNWGQIQRPFINFLKTFDKNLIPAEKEITVSDEESNELLKQINVLLDQKVRPALAGDGGGLEVLGLEGYTVKIRYQGACGSCPSSISGTLTAIEGLLKRDVNPAINVVPA
- a CDS encoding glutamate racemase, which produces MEKEKPIGVFDSGIGGLTVVKRLASVLPKESIVYFGDTARVPYGSKSNDTVIDYSIQDSNFLLKKNVKAVVVACNTASSIAIPELRKKFSVPVIGVILPGSDMAYKETRNGRIGVIGTRATINNNAYSNAIKEIDSQIEVFEKACPLFVPIAEEGWTHHRATYEIAEEYLKELREQNIDTLVLGCTHYPILADVIQEVIGKEVKLIDSGIATAEVVRNEIARIGLETNSAALGNLDVYVSDIPTTFKQVAELFLGKKISDVVKVDIEELHKL
- a CDS encoding aldo/keto reductase: MASTEGTKKLISNFPEIKYKILGKTGFNVSICGFGCYRIDDGIPQHKTALEKAILSGINVIDTSSNYSDGGSETLVGKVLNKLISGNKINRENIVVISKGGYLQGSNLKLGMEREQSGKAFKNVVKCSPDLWHCISPDFLENQITLSLERLNLKKIDVYLLHNPEYFLTYSVISDPERREREYYRRIKDAFIYLEEEVKLGRISYYGISSNTFAEKESKQSFTSLEKVLNIAKEISEQNHFAVVQFPMNLFETGGMNNLNQQNETKTFLQFAGENNLGVLVNRPLNAISKNKLIRLADYAVTEDRTKEEVLSLIDDLQKQETTLIEKYINFIGLSASDKKNVVDCISLSKILKSNYNKFNSPGNFSEIKSTYLIPRANFAINEIGKNYPEDEKVVRSLRNYAVTTNILLDSIFSNLAKEKNLENESFHKAIDNFANSEQQKLSLSQKAILLINSVPQVSSTLVGMKSVNYVDDVQRSIKSDFIKKYIDFWHNNGNSI
- a CDS encoding methylated-DNA--[protein]-cysteine S-methyltransferase, whose product is MSETNYYSEEIISEINIVVLVSSKGVKKIFLNPKKEIKELSTATKLRSDDPYLFEIFNQLKEYFAGTRKKFDVPLDVEGTEFQKRVWIELQKIPYGKTISYKTLSEKLGHVKAIRAVGTANGKNPIAIIIPCHRVIGADGKLVGYAGGLDIKEKLLHLEGALNPELFD
- a CDS encoding asparaginase, translating into MKKILVVFTGGTFSMMIDEKTGGAVPRYSGNELLGMIPEAKSLAEIESLDFGKYPGPHVTPELMLDLSQKINTKLKSQKYDGVIVTHGTDTLEETAYFLDLTIKTNIPIVVIGAMKNSSEPDWDGPKNLIDALHICLNDNSKNLGVLVCLNGEINAASEVTKIYSDSVESFKSLDFGTLGFVQNERVIFNRLPQHLETIQSEKINTNVDLLTVYAGMDEKFFKFSADSKVDGIVVEALGVGNVPPPAFEGLKYAVEKGIPVVLTSRCPAGETDYIYSYPGAGKHLHNLGVIFSDYLNGQKARIKLMIVLSLTKNHDEIRKYFE